A window of Hemibagrus wyckioides isolate EC202008001 linkage group LG03, SWU_Hwy_1.0, whole genome shotgun sequence contains these coding sequences:
- the cfap43 gene encoding cilia- and flagella-associated protein 43 isoform X1, translating to MEVSGSLEVRWVQGFTSSDVAFLDEETACYPCGNYIVFLNVKTKTRKVLQSPGHGIGVFSANGHCRTLAFSEQKRFPSIFVYRYPELSLRCDLKGTAKLAYTALALSDTAQYLASCSSLPDYTITVWNLETGNSICSNRLAEENVTTLLFNPVSCQQICAVNPKSLTLWNIERCNQVHIMNPSVIDLPAIDGSVVEKEDDDSYIPTWKLTYSGPQMPTSAIRVKPRLSPSAICWSVSSDLYVGTKEGFLLLVNTESLFVSILYNPHINQSPSDYCESSGIQQGSFQSLALDSKGVFATGPDGVLRTLRIKGNQVEVVETLTLVEPISCLCFSPDYETLLLSSTSGRIYKYNPGLTNEVDKVLDVLCGDFIAAAPVYTETNFCVSVRESGELQLWSLDSGDCIASISLQTKVICLACCPVAQYVAVGAVTGQVLFVDLTRAQRPRLVHTVQLYHIPVEHLVFDQGANFLITGAFDSRIFLLDARPSKAFEIIGYTDAMGAPVSLSTQYQVESEQVDMLVLCNSEKKNRTDKEHKEGNLIMLLSVSTQQISDTANRVDAHGCLREQVIQSCVYEIPHSLSSCVLGTKTIFGYCHQKKVLQRFQLPESVDKMSSNQKAVRMSPEMEVEGHPLGPALLCLSPHQSWLASVGKDGLIRIHDITTLDTYVQKQCHSWWLGGIRSISFTTDSLTLITTGLRDGSLVCSRLSLKMAAATQDGLSFVANFEDKMSQENPILSDMVDWDPPSQAPVEVSNGSQITYNITDKKEGYNNLPSASPCNSTWLDNKLNTVLTEESQLFAETGRSLKKSVAELQEIIQAMMQENEKLPDMEKLELLEFNLDVDELQRLQELGEQEVAKVRKEIELENLAKSYLRDVLKKKYWDSMSVKGKVIKAFHSGCEVENFPMNERTVKELEELSRVEAIREMEKADTSAPLEKDEKDKGHEVESLEFTGSLSAQYGGSNPHLYSQFDLHTRDQKMNQIILLQDVIYKVKTAFNTEFEAVYKQKEQEISRIRNRNKRIADIMSKLKLQETLWEPTLSDNERPERALTVSDSENKVEKYLTPEQRQREEEQRKEEEQKRLGEKGDNLRERALDDMMDGILEVKKEDLLKMEVPAPEFIVKPELQWTEEERRRYKEHERQAKELREEQEKYRKTLEAEVKKLQASIKDATQAFDDILIKLFERKVKSEMALYQAKLKIANLVLSIITEEQMLDREEELIYRLEKAQTVENEIRKRLNNHREDVEAFQETYDNTVAEDKLLDSGFRKEFCDVPGHIVDQLYKLYKRRPRIQIMRRQIDKTGSLKESPVLSQAATEGLSQIMKAMEELDAPQNMPEGLDPAVWERFCLARRTKVESEQKVKMKALMLAEMQTFLQKRIDEEEKAQMEIKNLVDELNCLREESSRFCLDVMVQLLLKQGQVEVENEDFAADYSDSLLLHRNVVEDLNSTIRDLGEQKIASMVECKDLHIRIIQQEWEYKRMSMQIEDLRNKARDIQMLHLSQEVQEYLTEPDHDNRMSKKVSTLEKTIAFQEKTYTKNVEGCKKLIKEMNRQVEMKKEINAALDLQLTSMQMDVAERRNISETTALEENQEREANQRYQNILLRKNLVDLAKAQDMEIAVLSTELECMRMKTFPALSQ from the exons ATGGAAGTTTCAGGAAGTTTGGAAGTGAG GTGGGTACAGGGGTTCACTAGCAGCGATGTTGCATTTCTGGATGAAGAAACAGCCTGCTACCCTTGTGGAAATTACATTGTCTTCCTCAATGTgaagacaaaaacaagaaaagtgCTTCAGAGCCCTGGTCATGGCATCGGGGTCTTCAGTGCAAATGGACATTGCAGAACTCTTGCTTTTTCTGAGCAAAAACGTTTTCCATCCATTTTTGTGTATAGATACCCTGAGCTTAGCCTGAGATGTGATCTTAAAG GCACAGCTAAACTGGCTTACACAGCCCTTGCACTGAGTGACACTGCTCAGTATTTAGCCAGCTGCTCATCTTTACCTGATTATACCATCACTGTATG GAACTTGGAAACAGGGAATTCAATTTGCAGCAATCGACTGGCTGAAGAGAATGTCACAACGCTGCTTTTCAATCCAGTGAGCTGCCAGCAAATCTGTGCTGTGAATCCAAAGTCACTAACACTGTGGAATATTGAAAGATGCAACCAAGTCCATATTATGAACCCCAG TGTTATTGATCTACCTGCCATTGACGGCTCTGTAGTTGAGAAAGAGGATGACGATTCTTACATCCCCACTTGGAAGCTGACATACTCTGGCCCTCAGATGCCCACATCAGCTATT CGAGTGAAGCCTCGACTCAGTCCCAGTGCCATCTGCTGGTCAGTTTCCTCAGATCTATATGTTGGGACTAAAGAAGGTTTCCTGCTGCTAGTAAACACTGAaagtctgtttgtctctatccTTTACAACCCTCATATCAATCAAAGTCCCTCAG ATTATTGTGAGAGCTCAGGGATTCAGCAAGGCAGTTTCCAGAGTTTGGCACTTGACAGTAAAGGAGTATTTGCTACAGGACCT GATGGTGTTTTGCGAACCCTCAGGATTAAAGGGAACCAAGTGGAAGTGGTGGAAACTTTGACTTTAGTGGAACCAATCTCATGTTTGTGCTTTTCACCTGACTATGAAACTTTGCTGCTGTCTTCAACCAGT GGACGCATTTACAAGTACAATCCAGGACTTACAAATGAAGTTGACAAAGTTCTGGATGTATTGTGTGGAGACTTTATTGCTGCTGCTCCAGTATACACTGAAACAAACTTCTGTGTG TCAGTCAGAGAGTCTGGGGAGCTGCAGCTATGGTCACTGGACAGTGGAGATTGCATTGCATCTATTTCTCTACAGACAAAA GTGATCTGCTTGGCATGTTGCCCAGTAGCACAGTATGTTGCTGTAGGAGCAGTGACAGGCCAGGTCCTGTTTGTGGATCTGACAAGGGCACAGAGACCTCGACTGGTTCACACTGTCCAGCTGTACCATATACCTGTAGAGCATTTAGT TTTCGACCAAGGGGCAAATTTTTTGATTACAGGAGCATTTGATTCACGCATATTTTTGCTGGATGCAAGACCATCTAAAGCATTTGAGATTATTGGATACACTG ACGCTATGGGTGCCCCAGTGAGTCTGTCAACCCAGTACCAGGTAGAGAGCGAGCAGGTGGACATGCTGGTGCTCTGTAATAGTGAGAAGAAGAACAGGACAGATAAGGAACATAAGGAAGGGAATCTGATCATGTTGCTGTCAGTGTCTACACAGCAGATTTCAG ATACAGCAAATCGTGTGGATGCTCATGGCTGCCTGCGAGAGCAAGTTATtcagagctgtgtgtatgagatccCACACTCTCTTTCCTCATGTGTTCTGGGTACCAAAACAATCTTTGGTTATTGCCACCAGAAGAAAGTTCTGCAGAGATTCCAACTACCAGAG AGTGTGGATAAAATGTCCAGCAACCAGAAAGCAGTTAGAATGAGTCCAGAAATGGAAGTAGAGGGTCATCCTCTTGGCCCTGCATTACTGTGTCTCTCACCTCATCAGAGCTGGCTGGCATCTGTTGGAAAAGATGGGCTGATTCGCATCCATGACATCACCACTCTG GATACCTATGTGCAAAAGCAGTGCCACTCTTGGTGGTTGGGAGGAATTCGGTCTATATCTTTCACCACTGACAGTCTGACTCTTATCACTACTGGCCTCCGAGATGGCTCTCTGGTCTGCAGCAGGCTCAG TTTAAAGATGGCTGCAGCTACCCAAGATGGCCTGTCTTTTGTGGCCAACTTTGAAGATAAAATGTCACAAGAGAACCCCATCCTCAGTGACATGGTTGACTGGGATCCACCATCACAGGCACCAGTAGAG gtcAGTAATGGGAGCCAAATAACATATAATATAACAGACAAGAAAGAGGGTTATAACAATCTGCCTTCTGCATCTCCGTGCAATTCCACATGGCTGGATAATAAACTAAATACA GTACTCACAGAGGAGAGCCAGCTGTTTGCAGAGACCGGGAGGAGTCTTAAGAAGAGTGTAGCAGAACTTCAGGAGATA ATCCAGGCTATGATGCAGGAGAATGAGAAGCTGCCAGACATGGAGAAGCTGGAGCTGCTGGAGTTTAACCTGGACGTGGACGAGCTACAGAGACTCCAAGAACTAGGAGAGCAGGAGGTCGCCAAG GTGAGAAAGGAGATTGAGCTGGAGAACCTGGCAAAAAGTTATCTGCGGGACGTTCTCAAGAAAAAGTACTGGGACTCCATGAGTGTGAAAGGGAAGGTCATTAAG GCCTTCCACTCAGGGTGTGAAGTGGAGAACTTTCCCATGAATGAACGGACAGTAAAGGAACTAGAAGAGCTTTCCAGGGTAGAGGCCATTCGAGAGATGGAAAAGGCCGACACTAGT GCACCATTAGAGAAAGACGAGAAGGATAAAGGGCATGAGGTGGAGAGCTTAGAGTTTACAGGTAGTCTGAGCGCTCAATATGGAGGTTCTAACCCTCACCTGTACAGCCAGTTCGATCTGCATACAAGAGACCAGAAGATGAACCAGATCATCCTGCTACAG GATGTTATTTACAAAGTGAAGACAGCTTTCAATACAGAGTTTGAGGCTGTGTACAAACAGAAGGAGCAAGAGATCAGCCGCATAAGAAACAGGAACAAGCGCATTGCAGATATTATGAGTAAGCTGAAGCTGCAGGAGACCCTATGGGAGCCCACACTGTCCGACAACGAGAGACCAGAGAGagctctcactgtctctgactCTGAG AACAAGGTTGAGAAATACCTGACACCTgagcagaggcagagagaggaggAGCAGAGGAAGGAAGAGGAGCAGAAGCGGCTTGGAGAAAAG GGGGACAATCTCAGAGAACGGGCTTTGGATGATATGATGGATGGAATTCTCGAGGTCAAAAAAGAGGACCTCCTGAAAATG GAAGTGCCAGCACCAGAATTTATAGTTAAGCCTGAGCTCCAGTGgacagaggaagaaagaagaagatacAAAGAGCATGAGAGACAAGCAAAGGAGCTCAGGGAAGAACAAGAGAAGTATAGAAAG ACCTTGGAAGCAGAAGTGAAGAAACTGCAGGCATCCATTAAAGATGCCACCCAGGCCTTTGATGACATACTGATCAAGCTGTTTGAAAGGAAAGTGAAATCAGAAATGGCTTTATACCAGGCAA AACTAAAGATTGCCAATCTGGTTCTTTCCATAATAACTGAGGAACAGATGctggacagagaggaagagctgATCTACAGACTGGAGAAGGCACAAACTGTTGAG AATGAAATTAGGAAGAGGTTGAATAATCACAGAGAGGATGTAGAGGCCTTTCAGGAGACGTATGATAACACAGTCGCAGAAGATAAA CTTCTTGACAGTGGATTTCGCAAAGAGTTTTGTGATGTCCCTGGACACATTGTTGACCAGCTCTACAAGCTTTACAAGCGCAGACCCAG GATTCAGATTATGaggagacagatagacaagaCAGGCTCATTAAAGGAATCTCCTGTGTTGAGTCAAGCAGCAACAGAAGGACTCTCTCAGATAATGAAGGCCATGGAGGAGTTAGATGCGCCACAGAACATGCCTGAGGGTCTGGACCCAGCCGTGTGGGAGAGATTCTGTCTGGCCAGAAGGACCAAAGTAGAGAGTGAGCAGAAG GTGAAAATGAAGGCGTTGATGTTAGCAGAGATGCAAACCTTTCTGCAGAAGAGAATAGATGAGGAGGAGAAGGCACAAATGGAAATCAAGAACCTTGTTGATGAGCTTAATTG CCTGCGAGAAGAGAGTTCGAGGTTCTGCCTTGACGTTATGGTACAGCTCCTGTTAAAACAGGGCCAGGTTGAGGTGGAGAATGAAGATTTTGCTGCAGACTACTCAGACTCTTTGTTGCTACACCGTAATGTTGTGGAGGACCTGAACAGCACCATCAGG GATTTAGGAGAGCAGAAGATTGCCAGCATGGTGGAGTGCAAAGACCTTCATATAAGAATTATTCAGCAAGAATGGGAGTATAAGAGGATGAGTATGCAGATTGAAGATCTCAGAAACAAAGCCAGAGACATTCAGATGCTGCATCTGTCTCAAGAAGTACAAGAG TACTTAACAGAGCCAGACCATGACAACAGAATGTCCAAGAAGGTATCTACTCTGGAGAAGACAATAGCATTTCAAGAGAAg ACTTATACAAAGAATGTTGAGGGTTGTAAGAAGCTGATAAAGGAGATGAACAGACAAGTCGAAATGAAGAAAGAGATCAATGCAGCTTTAGATCTGCAGCTGACAAGCATGCAAATGGATGTTGCAGAAAGAAGAAACATCAGTGAGACCACAG CACTGGAAGAGAATCAAGAGCGTGAAGCTAATCAACGCTATCAAAACATCCTTCTGAGAAAGAACCTTGTGGACTTGGCCAAAGCACAGGATATGGAAATAGCCGTACTGAGCACTGAGCTGGAATGCATGCGCATGAAGACGTTTCCTGCTCTTTCTCAATAA
- the cfap43 gene encoding cilia- and flagella-associated protein 43 isoform X2 — MEVSGSLEVRWVQGFTSSDVAFLDEETACYPCGNYIVFLNVKTKTRKVLQSPGHGIGVFSANGHCRTLAFSEQKRFPSIFVYRYPELSLRCDLKGTAKLAYTALALSDTAQYLASCSSLPDYTITVWNLETGNSICSNRLAEENVTTLLFNPVSCQQICAVNPKSLTLWNIERCNQVHIMNPSVIDLPAIDGSVVEKEDDDSYIPTWKLTYSGPQMPTSAIRVKPRLSPSAICWSVSSDLYVGTKEGFLLLVNTESLFVSILYNPHINQSPSDYCESSGIQQGSFQSLALDSKGVFATGPDGVLRTLRIKGNQVEVVETLTLVEPISCLCFSPDYETLLLSSTSGRIYKYNPGLTNEVDKVLDVLCGDFIAAAPVYTETNFCVSVRESGELQLWSLDSGDCIASISLQTKVICLACCPVAQYVAVGAVTGQVLFVDLTRAQRPRLVHTVQLYHIPVEHLVFDQGANFLITGAFDSRIFLLDARPSKAFEIIGYTDAMGAPVSLSTQYQVESEQVDMLVLCNSEKKNRTDKEHKEGNLIMLLSVSTQQISANRVDAHGCLREQVIQSCVYEIPHSLSSCVLGTKTIFGYCHQKKVLQRFQLPESVDKMSSNQKAVRMSPEMEVEGHPLGPALLCLSPHQSWLASVGKDGLIRIHDITTLDTYVQKQCHSWWLGGIRSISFTTDSLTLITTGLRDGSLVCSRLSLKMAAATQDGLSFVANFEDKMSQENPILSDMVDWDPPSQAPVEVSNGSQITYNITDKKEGYNNLPSASPCNSTWLDNKLNTVLTEESQLFAETGRSLKKSVAELQEIIQAMMQENEKLPDMEKLELLEFNLDVDELQRLQELGEQEVAKVRKEIELENLAKSYLRDVLKKKYWDSMSVKGKVIKAFHSGCEVENFPMNERTVKELEELSRVEAIREMEKADTSAPLEKDEKDKGHEVESLEFTGSLSAQYGGSNPHLYSQFDLHTRDQKMNQIILLQDVIYKVKTAFNTEFEAVYKQKEQEISRIRNRNKRIADIMSKLKLQETLWEPTLSDNERPERALTVSDSENKVEKYLTPEQRQREEEQRKEEEQKRLGEKGDNLRERALDDMMDGILEVKKEDLLKMEVPAPEFIVKPELQWTEEERRRYKEHERQAKELREEQEKYRKTLEAEVKKLQASIKDATQAFDDILIKLFERKVKSEMALYQAKLKIANLVLSIITEEQMLDREEELIYRLEKAQTVENEIRKRLNNHREDVEAFQETYDNTVAEDKLLDSGFRKEFCDVPGHIVDQLYKLYKRRPRIQIMRRQIDKTGSLKESPVLSQAATEGLSQIMKAMEELDAPQNMPEGLDPAVWERFCLARRTKVESEQKVKMKALMLAEMQTFLQKRIDEEEKAQMEIKNLVDELNCLREESSRFCLDVMVQLLLKQGQVEVENEDFAADYSDSLLLHRNVVEDLNSTIRDLGEQKIASMVECKDLHIRIIQQEWEYKRMSMQIEDLRNKARDIQMLHLSQEVQEYLTEPDHDNRMSKKVSTLEKTIAFQEKTYTKNVEGCKKLIKEMNRQVEMKKEINAALDLQLTSMQMDVAERRNISETTALEENQEREANQRYQNILLRKNLVDLAKAQDMEIAVLSTELECMRMKTFPALSQ; from the exons ATGGAAGTTTCAGGAAGTTTGGAAGTGAG GTGGGTACAGGGGTTCACTAGCAGCGATGTTGCATTTCTGGATGAAGAAACAGCCTGCTACCCTTGTGGAAATTACATTGTCTTCCTCAATGTgaagacaaaaacaagaaaagtgCTTCAGAGCCCTGGTCATGGCATCGGGGTCTTCAGTGCAAATGGACATTGCAGAACTCTTGCTTTTTCTGAGCAAAAACGTTTTCCATCCATTTTTGTGTATAGATACCCTGAGCTTAGCCTGAGATGTGATCTTAAAG GCACAGCTAAACTGGCTTACACAGCCCTTGCACTGAGTGACACTGCTCAGTATTTAGCCAGCTGCTCATCTTTACCTGATTATACCATCACTGTATG GAACTTGGAAACAGGGAATTCAATTTGCAGCAATCGACTGGCTGAAGAGAATGTCACAACGCTGCTTTTCAATCCAGTGAGCTGCCAGCAAATCTGTGCTGTGAATCCAAAGTCACTAACACTGTGGAATATTGAAAGATGCAACCAAGTCCATATTATGAACCCCAG TGTTATTGATCTACCTGCCATTGACGGCTCTGTAGTTGAGAAAGAGGATGACGATTCTTACATCCCCACTTGGAAGCTGACATACTCTGGCCCTCAGATGCCCACATCAGCTATT CGAGTGAAGCCTCGACTCAGTCCCAGTGCCATCTGCTGGTCAGTTTCCTCAGATCTATATGTTGGGACTAAAGAAGGTTTCCTGCTGCTAGTAAACACTGAaagtctgtttgtctctatccTTTACAACCCTCATATCAATCAAAGTCCCTCAG ATTATTGTGAGAGCTCAGGGATTCAGCAAGGCAGTTTCCAGAGTTTGGCACTTGACAGTAAAGGAGTATTTGCTACAGGACCT GATGGTGTTTTGCGAACCCTCAGGATTAAAGGGAACCAAGTGGAAGTGGTGGAAACTTTGACTTTAGTGGAACCAATCTCATGTTTGTGCTTTTCACCTGACTATGAAACTTTGCTGCTGTCTTCAACCAGT GGACGCATTTACAAGTACAATCCAGGACTTACAAATGAAGTTGACAAAGTTCTGGATGTATTGTGTGGAGACTTTATTGCTGCTGCTCCAGTATACACTGAAACAAACTTCTGTGTG TCAGTCAGAGAGTCTGGGGAGCTGCAGCTATGGTCACTGGACAGTGGAGATTGCATTGCATCTATTTCTCTACAGACAAAA GTGATCTGCTTGGCATGTTGCCCAGTAGCACAGTATGTTGCTGTAGGAGCAGTGACAGGCCAGGTCCTGTTTGTGGATCTGACAAGGGCACAGAGACCTCGACTGGTTCACACTGTCCAGCTGTACCATATACCTGTAGAGCATTTAGT TTTCGACCAAGGGGCAAATTTTTTGATTACAGGAGCATTTGATTCACGCATATTTTTGCTGGATGCAAGACCATCTAAAGCATTTGAGATTATTGGATACACTG ACGCTATGGGTGCCCCAGTGAGTCTGTCAACCCAGTACCAGGTAGAGAGCGAGCAGGTGGACATGCTGGTGCTCTGTAATAGTGAGAAGAAGAACAGGACAGATAAGGAACATAAGGAAGGGAATCTGATCATGTTGCTGTCAGTGTCTACACAGCAGATTTCAG CAAATCGTGTGGATGCTCATGGCTGCCTGCGAGAGCAAGTTATtcagagctgtgtgtatgagatccCACACTCTCTTTCCTCATGTGTTCTGGGTACCAAAACAATCTTTGGTTATTGCCACCAGAAGAAAGTTCTGCAGAGATTCCAACTACCAGAG AGTGTGGATAAAATGTCCAGCAACCAGAAAGCAGTTAGAATGAGTCCAGAAATGGAAGTAGAGGGTCATCCTCTTGGCCCTGCATTACTGTGTCTCTCACCTCATCAGAGCTGGCTGGCATCTGTTGGAAAAGATGGGCTGATTCGCATCCATGACATCACCACTCTG GATACCTATGTGCAAAAGCAGTGCCACTCTTGGTGGTTGGGAGGAATTCGGTCTATATCTTTCACCACTGACAGTCTGACTCTTATCACTACTGGCCTCCGAGATGGCTCTCTGGTCTGCAGCAGGCTCAG TTTAAAGATGGCTGCAGCTACCCAAGATGGCCTGTCTTTTGTGGCCAACTTTGAAGATAAAATGTCACAAGAGAACCCCATCCTCAGTGACATGGTTGACTGGGATCCACCATCACAGGCACCAGTAGAG gtcAGTAATGGGAGCCAAATAACATATAATATAACAGACAAGAAAGAGGGTTATAACAATCTGCCTTCTGCATCTCCGTGCAATTCCACATGGCTGGATAATAAACTAAATACA GTACTCACAGAGGAGAGCCAGCTGTTTGCAGAGACCGGGAGGAGTCTTAAGAAGAGTGTAGCAGAACTTCAGGAGATA ATCCAGGCTATGATGCAGGAGAATGAGAAGCTGCCAGACATGGAGAAGCTGGAGCTGCTGGAGTTTAACCTGGACGTGGACGAGCTACAGAGACTCCAAGAACTAGGAGAGCAGGAGGTCGCCAAG GTGAGAAAGGAGATTGAGCTGGAGAACCTGGCAAAAAGTTATCTGCGGGACGTTCTCAAGAAAAAGTACTGGGACTCCATGAGTGTGAAAGGGAAGGTCATTAAG GCCTTCCACTCAGGGTGTGAAGTGGAGAACTTTCCCATGAATGAACGGACAGTAAAGGAACTAGAAGAGCTTTCCAGGGTAGAGGCCATTCGAGAGATGGAAAAGGCCGACACTAGT GCACCATTAGAGAAAGACGAGAAGGATAAAGGGCATGAGGTGGAGAGCTTAGAGTTTACAGGTAGTCTGAGCGCTCAATATGGAGGTTCTAACCCTCACCTGTACAGCCAGTTCGATCTGCATACAAGAGACCAGAAGATGAACCAGATCATCCTGCTACAG GATGTTATTTACAAAGTGAAGACAGCTTTCAATACAGAGTTTGAGGCTGTGTACAAACAGAAGGAGCAAGAGATCAGCCGCATAAGAAACAGGAACAAGCGCATTGCAGATATTATGAGTAAGCTGAAGCTGCAGGAGACCCTATGGGAGCCCACACTGTCCGACAACGAGAGACCAGAGAGagctctcactgtctctgactCTGAG AACAAGGTTGAGAAATACCTGACACCTgagcagaggcagagagaggaggAGCAGAGGAAGGAAGAGGAGCAGAAGCGGCTTGGAGAAAAG GGGGACAATCTCAGAGAACGGGCTTTGGATGATATGATGGATGGAATTCTCGAGGTCAAAAAAGAGGACCTCCTGAAAATG GAAGTGCCAGCACCAGAATTTATAGTTAAGCCTGAGCTCCAGTGgacagaggaagaaagaagaagatacAAAGAGCATGAGAGACAAGCAAAGGAGCTCAGGGAAGAACAAGAGAAGTATAGAAAG ACCTTGGAAGCAGAAGTGAAGAAACTGCAGGCATCCATTAAAGATGCCACCCAGGCCTTTGATGACATACTGATCAAGCTGTTTGAAAGGAAAGTGAAATCAGAAATGGCTTTATACCAGGCAA AACTAAAGATTGCCAATCTGGTTCTTTCCATAATAACTGAGGAACAGATGctggacagagaggaagagctgATCTACAGACTGGAGAAGGCACAAACTGTTGAG AATGAAATTAGGAAGAGGTTGAATAATCACAGAGAGGATGTAGAGGCCTTTCAGGAGACGTATGATAACACAGTCGCAGAAGATAAA CTTCTTGACAGTGGATTTCGCAAAGAGTTTTGTGATGTCCCTGGACACATTGTTGACCAGCTCTACAAGCTTTACAAGCGCAGACCCAG GATTCAGATTATGaggagacagatagacaagaCAGGCTCATTAAAGGAATCTCCTGTGTTGAGTCAAGCAGCAACAGAAGGACTCTCTCAGATAATGAAGGCCATGGAGGAGTTAGATGCGCCACAGAACATGCCTGAGGGTCTGGACCCAGCCGTGTGGGAGAGATTCTGTCTGGCCAGAAGGACCAAAGTAGAGAGTGAGCAGAAG GTGAAAATGAAGGCGTTGATGTTAGCAGAGATGCAAACCTTTCTGCAGAAGAGAATAGATGAGGAGGAGAAGGCACAAATGGAAATCAAGAACCTTGTTGATGAGCTTAATTG CCTGCGAGAAGAGAGTTCGAGGTTCTGCCTTGACGTTATGGTACAGCTCCTGTTAAAACAGGGCCAGGTTGAGGTGGAGAATGAAGATTTTGCTGCAGACTACTCAGACTCTTTGTTGCTACACCGTAATGTTGTGGAGGACCTGAACAGCACCATCAGG GATTTAGGAGAGCAGAAGATTGCCAGCATGGTGGAGTGCAAAGACCTTCATATAAGAATTATTCAGCAAGAATGGGAGTATAAGAGGATGAGTATGCAGATTGAAGATCTCAGAAACAAAGCCAGAGACATTCAGATGCTGCATCTGTCTCAAGAAGTACAAGAG TACTTAACAGAGCCAGACCATGACAACAGAATGTCCAAGAAGGTATCTACTCTGGAGAAGACAATAGCATTTCAAGAGAAg ACTTATACAAAGAATGTTGAGGGTTGTAAGAAGCTGATAAAGGAGATGAACAGACAAGTCGAAATGAAGAAAGAGATCAATGCAGCTTTAGATCTGCAGCTGACAAGCATGCAAATGGATGTTGCAGAAAGAAGAAACATCAGTGAGACCACAG CACTGGAAGAGAATCAAGAGCGTGAAGCTAATCAACGCTATCAAAACATCCTTCTGAGAAAGAACCTTGTGGACTTGGCCAAAGCACAGGATATGGAAATAGCCGTACTGAGCACTGAGCTGGAATGCATGCGCATGAAGACGTTTCCTGCTCTTTCTCAATAA